The following proteins are encoded in a genomic region of Jaculus jaculus isolate mJacJac1 chromosome 13, mJacJac1.mat.Y.cur, whole genome shotgun sequence:
- the LOC123454031 gene encoding LOW QUALITY PROTEIN: ribosomal protein S6 kinase delta-1-like (The sequence of the model RefSeq protein was modified relative to this genomic sequence to represent the inferred CDS: inserted 3 bases in 2 codons) yields the protein MCAESVSSLRCKPQLEDASQPPGSLSSRPSWNLRSPAEELKAFRVLGVIDKVLLVMDTRTEQTFILKGLRRSSEFSGSRKTIIPCCVPNMVCLHKYIISEESVFLVLQLAEGGKLWSYISKFLNRCSEESFDIKEMKKSAPGNIAPPQPSCGPQDGSGSESRGSDGGSMPRVLPLKTSLTSSSQEDSNQEDEGQDSSPRWPDSGSSSEEECTTSYLTLCNESGWEKINPGSLNEEPFMKPEGGDVGPGVVEHFPIALAADSDSLSTQVKFFPGDDPEAVRXSRNLDSLTRSKNSPTEFFRIDSKDSASELLGLDLGEKLCSLKSEPLKPFFLLEDGDSPCRSFDTSESKGESEAQDTISRGSDDSVPVISFKDAAFEDVGGAEEGRPDLLVNLPGELEATEEASAVGPTTFSQTIAGRIESKLLEAPDVLCLRLSPEPCQAPEEPSDSLGPQCCGIQRRHEQEDLGVLFQAAADHSGSGGTSLLCSSGPEFQRLGAMGTAVTADDAGESLFRICSRLSGXDEHGTSMDTPHVEEVLLPTGHMDDLARGTPASLFQRDSETKEQSGLAVAGDKEIHQIFEDLDKKLALSSRFYIPEGCIQRWAAEMVVALDALRREGIVCRDLNPNNILLDDRGHIQLTYFSRWSEVEDSCDSDAMARMYCAPEVGAITEETEACDWWSLGAVLFELLTGKTLVECHPAGINTHTTLNMPECVSEEARSLIQQLLQFNPLERLGAGVARVEDINSHPFFTPVDWAELTR from the exons ATGTGCGCAGAAAGCGTCTCCAGCCTCCGTTGCAAGCCTCAGCTGGAGGACGCATCTCAGCCTCCAGGATCACTAAGTTCAAGGCCCTCTTGGAACCTAAGGAGCCCTGCCGAGGAGCTGAAGGCCTTCAGAGTCCTTGGGGTGATTGACAAGGTTTTACTTGTAATGGACACAAGGACAGAACAGACATTCATTTTAAAAGGTCTAAGGAGAAGCAGTGAGTTCAGCGGGAGCCGGAAGACCATCATCCCCTGCTGCGTGCCCAACATGGTATGTCTGCACAAGTACATCATCTCTGAGGAGTCGGTGTTCCTCGTGCTGCAGCTGGCCGAAGGTGGCAAACTCTGGTCCTATATCAGTAAATTCCTAAACAGATGTTCTGAAGAAAGCTTTGACATCAAGGAAATGAAGAAGTCCGCACCTGGTAACATTGCTCCCCCACAGCCATCTTGTGGGCCTCAGGACGGCAGTGGTTCTGAATCCAGAGGGAGCGATGGAGGGAGCATGCCCAGAGTTCTACCTTTGAAGACTAGCCTCACTTCAAGTTCTCAAGAGGACAGCAACCAGGAGGACGAAGGCCAAGACAGCTCTCCAAGATGGCCTGACTCTGGCTCCAGCTCTGAAGAGGAGTGCACCACTAGCTATTTAACACTATGCAATGAATCTGGGTGGGAAAAGATCAACCCAGGGTCCTTGAATGAAGAGCCATTCATGAAGCCTGAAGGGGGTGATGTTGGTCCTGGAGTTGTTGAGCATTTCCCAATAGCCCTTGCTGCTGACAGTGACAGCCTTAGCACACAAGTGAAATTCTTTCCCGGAGATGACCCAGAAGCAGTTC TGTCTAGGAACCTCGATTCCCTTACTCGGTCGAAAAACAGTCCCACGGAATTCTTTAGGATAGACAGTAAGGACAGCGCCAGTGAACTTCTGGGGCTTGATTTGGGAGAAAAGCTGTGCAGTCTAAAGTCAGAGCCTTTGAAGCCATTCTTTCTGCTTGAAGATGGAGACAGCCCTTGCAGGAGTTTTGATACCAGTGAAAGCAAGGGAGAGTCTGAAGCTCAGGACACCATTAGCAGGGGCTCAGATGACTCAGTCCCAGTTATTTCATTTAAAGATGCTGCGTTTGAGGATGTGGGTGGTGCTGAAGAAGGCAGGCCTGATCTTCTGGTAAATCTACCTGGTGAATTGGAGGCAACAGAAGAAGCTTCAGCAGTGGGACCCACCACCTTTTCACAGACCATTGCAGGCAGAATAGAAAGTAAACTGTTGGAAGCCCCCGACGTGCTATGCCTCAGGTTGAGCCCTGAACCATGCCAGGCCCCAGAGGAGCCGAGTGACTCTCTGGGGCCCCAGTGCTGTGGCATCCAGAGGCGCCATGAGCAGGAGGATCTTGGAGTGTTATTCCAGGCAGCTGCTGATCATAGTGGCTCAGGAGGCACATCTTTGCTCTGCAGCTCTGGTCCTGAGTTTCAAAGACTTGGAGCAATGGGGACGGCAGTAACTGCAGATGATGCAGGGGAGAGCTTATTCCGTATTTGTAGTCGGCTCTCGGG TGATGAACACGGCACAAGTATGGACACTCCCCACGTGGAGGAAGTGCTTCTGCCCACAGGTCACATGGATGATCTGGCTAGAGGCACTCCGGCTTCTTTATTCCAGAGAGACTCTGAGACGAAGGAACAAAGTGGGTTAGCAGTAGCAGGAGACAAGGAAATCCATCAGATTTTTGAGGACCTTGATAAAAAGTTAGCACTAAGCTCCAGGTTTTACATCCCAGAGGGCTGCATTCAAAGATGGGCAGCTGAGATGGTAGTAGCCCTTGATGCTTTGCGTAGAGAGGGGATTGTGTGCCGCGATTTGAACCCAAACAACATCTTATTGGATGATAGAGGACACATTCAGCTAACGTATTTTAGCAGGTGGAGTGAGGTTGAAGATTCCTGTGACAGTGACGCCATGGCAAGAATGTACTGTGCCCCAGAGGTTGGAGCAATCACAGAAGAAACTGAAGCCTGTGATTGGTGGAGTTTGGGCGCTGTCCTCTTTGAACTTCTCACTGGCAAGACTTTGGTTGAGTGCCATCCAGCAGGAATAAATACACACACTACTTTGAACATGCCAGAATGTGTTTCTGAAGAGGCTCGCTCACTCATTCAACAGCTCTTGCAGTTCAACCCCCTGGAACGCCTGGGTGCTGGAGTGGCCAGAGTTGAAGATATCAATTCTCATCCATTTTTCACCCCAGTGGATTGGGCAGAATTGACAAGGTGA